DNA from Aliarcobacter skirrowii CCUG 10374:
CATCTACTTTAAACTCATTATCAAATACTAACTCAAATTTATGAATAGCTGCACCATTTAACATAAAAGCATAAGAGTGAATTGGATAAGTAGGATCTGGAACAACAGCAACATCTCCAACATTTACAATAGCTTGAACTAAATGAACATAACCCTCTTTTGAACCCATTGTTGCACAAGCGTGTTTATCTGGGTCTAAGAAATCTACATTATATTTTCTTTTGTACCAGTTGCAAATAGCAAGTCTTAATTTATATATTCCAATACTAGCACTATACCCATAGTTTTTTGGTTTACTAGCTGCATCTTTTAATTTATCAACAATATGTTTTGGAGTCTCTCCATCTGGATTTCCCATAGAAAAATCTATAACATCAACACCAGCACGTCTAGCTTCCATTTTAATAGCATTAACTTCTGCAAATACATAGTTTGGAAGTCTTTTCATTCTTTCAAATTCAATTTCGTCAAACATCTTATTACTCCTTAGTAATATTAAGCCCATTTCTTATATTTGTTAGGGCATAAAAATCATCAATTTTTACAAACCTAGCCTCACTAGGAACATTTAATCTTAAATTAGAATATCTTTTCTCTTTTTCAAAAACTCTTAAAATATTTAATTCATCATCATAGAAAACAACATTTGGATGCCAAATTGTTCCGTTGTTTGTCTCTATAGATAAAATCTCTGAGTTTGAAAGCTCAATCATATATGGCTTTGTTGGCTTTCTTAATGATAAAGAGCTATTATTTACTAAATCTTCAACCTTATATAGTGTTGAGTTACTTGAATCTATAAAATAACTCCACTTATCCTCAGCCTCTCTTCTTATTTTTAAAACTCTACAATTTGCATTTTGAAGCTCTAAAGATAATCTAAGAGGATTAATGGCGGCTGCGGTTTTTAACTTTATACTCCAAAAAAGTTGTTCACCATTTGTTGCTTGATTTTTTGTTATAAAATGTTGATTTCCAATAGCTTTTAAGATATCAGTTATATTTTTAAACGATTTTTTTGGACTTGAGTTAAATGTGAAAGTTACTTCAATATCTTTAATCTCATCATAATTTAGTTTTAAAAGTCCATTTTTATCTAACTCTTCACTAATTTTTATATAATCAATATTTCCATCTTTATAAAAGTTGCTTTGATCTTTGAATATATGATTAATTAGGTTTAGATGAGTATTATAATCTTCACTATCTATCATATTATAAATAGCTTGGTTTACATCTGCTTTTAAACTTAGTGCTAGAATAATCGTAAATAGTATTTTTTTCATAATAAATCTTCCTATCTTTTTAGGTTATAAATTAAAATAGCAGCAGCTGAACTTACATTTAGTGAGTCAAACTCATGCTCCATTTTTATTGAAACTTTAAGGTCTAATTTTTTTGCAACTTTTGGACTTATTCCTTCACCCTCATTTCCTAAAAATAGTGCAACTTTATCTGTTTGCTCTATTTTTCCATATTTTTTTAGATCAACTCCATCCATTGTTGCACCAATTAGTGTAAATCCAGCATCTATTAATTCACTTGCTAAATCAACACTTCTTGGATGAATACAAAATGGTAAATCAAGAAGTGCTCCAGCGCTTGTTCTTATTGTTCCAGAGTTATTTACTGTTTTTATATTTGAAGCAATTAAACCTTGCACTCCTAAAGAGTAAGCAGTTCTTGCAATTGCTCCAATATTTCCAACATCAGTTAGACCATCTAAAACAACTATAAAATTCATATTTTTTATATCTTTTAGAGGTGTATAAACATAATCACTAAGTTTTAAAATAAGCCCTTGATGATTTCCACCTTTTGCCAAAGCTTGAGCTTTTTGATTATCAACTCTATGAATTTTTTTATTTAGTTTTGCAAATCTTGAAAAAAGTTTACTATCAATCTCTTTTGATAAAAAAATCTCTTCTATTAAATCTTGATGTTTTTCTAGTACATATAAAACTATCTGTTTTCCGTAAATTATCATTT
Protein-coding regions in this window:
- the rlmB gene encoding 23S rRNA (guanosine(2251)-2'-O)-methyltransferase RlmB, with product MIIYGKQIVLYVLEKHQDLIEEIFLSKEIDSKLFSRFAKLNKKIHRVDNQKAQALAKGGNHQGLILKLSDYVYTPLKDIKNMNFIVVLDGLTDVGNIGAIARTAYSLGVQGLIASNIKTVNNSGTIRTSAGALLDLPFCIHPRSVDLASELIDAGFTLIGATMDGVDLKKYGKIEQTDKVALFLGNEGEGISPKVAKKLDLKVSIKMEHEFDSLNVSSAAAILIYNLKR